The following proteins are encoded in a genomic region of Triticum dicoccoides isolate Atlit2015 ecotype Zavitan chromosome 1B, WEW_v2.0, whole genome shotgun sequence:
- the LOC119325561 gene encoding probable inactive serine/threonine-protein kinase fnkC isoform X3, translating into MGNSCVTGACSQGSNGSGTTFKWRIDGFSALLDKDEGWTNSSVFVIKGLNWYLKLNPRDRKSGDQNEYVTLNLVLTKVSEKSHTVAETTFKFLIYDQLHGKHHEEHQVSHNFQATSRFSGTSCMIPLATLKEQPSGFLVNDSCVFGVQFIKVVAVKGKHVLETLFVQKTSNISNGPQAYTWNIDDFFVLKNPSTSPEFQLCGHKWFITIYPSGSDSNGNYISLHLSMKDTLHKDSGILAENLQ; encoded by the exons ATGGGCAACTCCTGTGTTACTGGCGCCTGCA GCCAGGGTTCCAATGGGTCGGGGACAACCTTCAAATGGAGGATCGATGGTTTCTCCGCGCTTCTAGATAAGGATGAAGGATGGACCAACTCCAGTGTGTTTGTGATCAAGGGGCTTAACTG GTACCTGAAGCTGAACCCAAGGGACAGAAAGAGTGGCGACCAGAATGAATATGTTACTCTTAATCTTGTCCTGACTAAAGTATCTGAGAAATCCCATACGGTCGCGGAgacaactttcaagttcctgatatatGACCAGTTACATGGGAAGCACCATGAAGAGCATCAAG TGAGCCACAATTTTCAGGCTACAAGCAGATTCTCTGGGACCTCATGCATGATCCCCCTCGCGACGCTTAAGGAGCAGCCCTCTGGATTCCTCGTCAATGACAGCTGTGTTTTCGGTGTCCAGTTCATCAAAGTTGTCGCTGTTAAAGGTAAACATGTTTTGGAGACGCTGTTTGTTCAGAAGACTAGCAACATCAGCAATGGCCCACAAGCCTACACCTGGAACATTGATGATTTCTTTGTGTTGAAGAACCCGAGCACCTCTCCAGAGTTTCAGCTCTGTGGACACAAATG GTTCATCACCATCTATCCATCTGGTTCCGATTCGAATGGGAACTACATCTCCCTGCATCTGAGCATGAAGGACACACTCCATAAGGATTCGGGGATCCTGGCAGAG
- the LOC119325561 gene encoding probable inactive serine/threonine-protein kinase fnkC isoform X2 → MGNSCVTGACSQGSNGSGTTFKWRIDGFSALLDKDEGWTNSSVFVIKGLNWYLKLNPRDRKSGDQNEYVTLNLVLTKVSEKSHTVAETTFKFLIYDQLHGKHHEEHQVSHNFQATSRFSGTSCMIPLATLKEQPSGFLVNDSCVFGVQFIKVVAVKGKHVLETLFVQKTSNISNGPQAYTWNIDDFFVLKNPSTSPEFQLCGHKWFITIYPSGSDSNGNYISLHLSMKDTLHKDSGILAETRIASIRGG, encoded by the exons ATGGGCAACTCCTGTGTTACTGGCGCCTGCA GCCAGGGTTCCAATGGGTCGGGGACAACCTTCAAATGGAGGATCGATGGTTTCTCCGCGCTTCTAGATAAGGATGAAGGATGGACCAACTCCAGTGTGTTTGTGATCAAGGGGCTTAACTG GTACCTGAAGCTGAACCCAAGGGACAGAAAGAGTGGCGACCAGAATGAATATGTTACTCTTAATCTTGTCCTGACTAAAGTATCTGAGAAATCCCATACGGTCGCGGAgacaactttcaagttcctgatatatGACCAGTTACATGGGAAGCACCATGAAGAGCATCAAG TGAGCCACAATTTTCAGGCTACAAGCAGATTCTCTGGGACCTCATGCATGATCCCCCTCGCGACGCTTAAGGAGCAGCCCTCTGGATTCCTCGTCAATGACAGCTGTGTTTTCGGTGTCCAGTTCATCAAAGTTGTCGCTGTTAAAGGTAAACATGTTTTGGAGACGCTGTTTGTTCAGAAGACTAGCAACATCAGCAATGGCCCACAAGCCTACACCTGGAACATTGATGATTTCTTTGTGTTGAAGAACCCGAGCACCTCTCCAGAGTTTCAGCTCTGTGGACACAAATG GTTCATCACCATCTATCCATCTGGTTCCGATTCGAATGGGAACTACATCTCCCTGCATCTGAGCATGAAGGACACACTCCATAAGGATTCGGGGATCCTGGCAGAG